A section of the Clostridium felsineum DSM 794 genome encodes:
- a CDS encoding FIST N-terminal domain-containing protein, with protein MKQQIGTSSTGNLSEAVKGFFNPSLIILLSNENKFKGHVEELEQLYPGVPSIGCICTSYTKFFTIENGITVIAFSDCVSVAANVILELSSMPVKYISRMENDIKKVKAESENTICIDFATGNHSCLMTTLGSILENKHISLIGTGVDCNMVSCNGVIYEDACAYVFIKNNGRLKAYKETIYKPTDLKMVVTKADSKKYILYELNGKPAESVYCDYLNISPNEMNTQYFRNPLGKWVGDEFCIMGIAQLQDKSLQCYKRINNTDIISILELDDYKKVINNTVTSIKNDMHHISGIFSMNCTGRYTFFGNVNYWKEYLKTMNFADNHVGIVAMGEHFNSQHVNLTMVCFAFE; from the coding sequence ATGAAACAACAAATAGGAACAAGCTCTACTGGTAATTTATCTGAAGCAGTAAAAGGTTTTTTTAATCCTTCTTTGATTATATTATTGTCAAATGAAAATAAATTTAAAGGACATGTAGAGGAATTAGAACAATTGTATCCAGGTGTTCCAAGCATCGGATGTATTTGTACTAGTTATACCAAATTTTTTACAATTGAAAATGGAATAACAGTGATTGCATTTTCTGATTGTGTTAGTGTAGCTGCTAATGTTATATTAGAACTTTCTTCTATGCCGGTTAAGTATATTAGTCGAATGGAAAATGATATAAAAAAGGTAAAAGCTGAGTCAGAAAATACAATTTGTATTGATTTTGCAACAGGAAATCATAGCTGTCTAATGACGACTTTAGGAAGCATTTTAGAAAATAAGCATATTTCTTTAATAGGAACTGGCGTTGATTGTAATATGGTTTCTTGCAATGGTGTTATATATGAAGATGCTTGTGCATATGTGTTTATTAAGAATAATGGAAGGTTAAAAGCTTATAAGGAAACTATCTACAAGCCAACTGATTTAAAAATGGTAGTAACTAAAGCAGATTCAAAAAAGTATATTCTTTATGAATTAAATGGCAAACCAGCAGAATCTGTTTATTGCGATTATCTTAATATTTCCCCAAATGAAATGAACACACAATACTTTCGAAATCCATTAGGAAAATGGGTTGGTGATGAGTTTTGCATAATGGGGATTGCTCAATTACAAGATAAATCATTGCAATGCTATAAACGAATAAACAATACAGACATCATTTCAATTTTAGAGTTAGATGATTATAAAAAAGTTATTAATAATACAGTTACTTCAATTAAAAATGACATGCATCATATTTCAGGAATTTTTTCTATGAATTGCACGGGAAGATATACATTTTTTGGAAATGTTAATTATTGGAAAGAATATTTAAAAACAATGAATTTTGCTGATAATCATGTTGGAATTGTAGCAATGGGAGAGCATTTTAATTCACAACACGTAAATTTAACAATGGTATGTTTTGCATTTGAATAA